Sequence from the Corallococcus sp. EGB genome:
GGCGATGACAAGGGCAGCTCGCTCGACAGCTTCGACAAGAAGGCCGACGCCAAGGGTGACGGCACCATCTCGCCGAACGTCGCGCAGGGCATCGTCACCGCGCTCAAGGCTCTCCCACGCGAGGCCACCGACCGCTTCCTCCAGAAGTTCGGCATCCAGCGCATCAAGGAACTGCCGACGTCGCAGGTGGAGAAGGCGCGCGCGTTCGTCGAGCAGCTCCAGACGGAGTCCGCCGCGCCTGCCGCTGACGAGACCGAGGTCGACCCGTTCGCCTGAGCGCCGCGGCGCGAGGAGCCACCCATGAATGACTACCTCTCCGAGGTCTTCGGGGACGGCGGGCTCTTCGCCTCGCGGTTCCCCGGCTACGAGATGCGCGAGGGCCAGGTGGCGCTCGCCCGCATGGTCGACGAGGCCATGCGCGGCGGGCGCCACACCCTCGGCGAAGGTCCCTGCGGCACCGGCAAGAGCGTCGCGTACTCGGTGCCGGCCGTCTGGCACGCGCACCACGACAAGAAGCGCGTCGTCATCGCGACGGCGAACATCGCGCTGCAGGAGCAGCTCGTCCGCAAGGACCTGCCGATGCTCGCGAGCGTGCTGCCCTGGCCGTTCACGTTCGCGCTGCTGAAGGGGCGGAACAACTACCTCTGCCTCGACCGCATGGCCGAGAGCGAGGCGCGCGGCGAGCTGCGTGGCCTCTACTACGACGACCAGCAGCGGCAGGTCGACGACGTGCTCGCGTGGGCCGAGGCGACGAAGACGGGCGACGTCTCGGAGCTGGCCTTCATCCCGCAGGCGCAGGTCTGGTCGCGCTTCTCGGTCGGCTCCGAGGAGTGCAAGGGCGACGGGTGTCCGTTTCGTGGCGACTGCTTCGCCGAGCGCGCCAAGGCGACGGCGCAGGGCGCGGACATCATCGTCACGAACTACCACATGCTCTTCGCGCACCTCGCCGTGCGCGAGGCGACGGGCCAGGACCTCGTGCTGCCCGCCTTCGACCTGCTCGTGCTCGACGAGGCGCACGAGGCCGCGGAGATCGCCCGCGAGTTCTTCGGCTTCACCGTCTCCGAGCACACGCTCGGGCGGCTCGCGTCGGCCGCCGCCGACCTCGGGAACAAGCAGCTCGCGGGGGAGCTTCGCCAGGAGGCGCAGCGCCTCTTCGCGACGCTCGCCGACTACGCGCGCTCGCCCCGCTACAAGAAGCGGCTCAAGGCTCCTGGCTTCGCCTCGGACGCGGGCCTCCAGCGCTCCCTCGGCAAGCTCGTGGCGCTCGCCACGGCGCGTGCCGAGGACGAGCTCGCAGAGAAGAAGGAGCGCGCCACCGCGCGCAACGTGGCAAAGAACGCCATCATCGCCGGGGCGCGCCTCGCCGAGGGGCTCAGCCAAACGGACGCGGGCAAGAAGGTCTACTGGCTCGAGGTGGACTCCAAGGGCCGCGCGAAGCTGCGCGCCAAGCCCATCGACGTGAGCGACCTGCTGCGCGAGGAGCTGTTCGCGCGCTGCCCGTCGGTGTCGCTGGTGTCGGCGACGCTCACCACCTCCGGCACCTTCGACTTCGTGCGCCGCGAGCTCGGCGTGCCCGAAGGCGCGCTCGAGGTCATCGCCGAGACGCCGTTTGACTTCCAGTCGCAGGCGCTGCTCGTCGTGCCGGAGAAGCTGCCAGACCCGCGCGACGCTGACTTCATCGACGCGGCCGCGCACGTCTTCCAGCAGGTGGTCGAGGCCTGCGATGGACGCACGCTCGGCCTCTTCACGTCGTACCGGAACCTCAACGCCGTCTACGAGCGCATCGATGGCGGTCGCCACCGCGTGCTGCGCCAGGGCGGCCTCCCGCGCGCCGAGCTCACGCGCCTCTTCAAGGAGGACACGGGCTCCATCCTGCTCGGCACCGAGAGCTTCTGGACCGGCATCGACGTCGCGGGCGAGGCGCTCACTGGCCTCGTCATCGACAAGCTGCCGTTCCCGCCGCCCGATGACCCGGTCATCGACGCCATCTGCGAGCGCGACCCGCGCGCTTTCGACAACTACCTCGTCCCGCTCGCCATCATCGCTCTGCGCCAGGGCGTCGGTCGCCTCATCCGCTGCAAGACGGACGTCGGTGTCGCCGTCATCCTCGACAAGCGCATCGCTGAGAAGGGCTACGGCCGGAAGTTCCTCAAGAGCCTGCCGCCGATGCTCACGACCCGACACGTCGAGAACATCTCCCGCTTCCTCGAGGAGGCCGCCTATGCGCGCGCGAGTTGATGCGGCGCTGACGCTGGACGTCCGAGAGGTGCCGCCGAAGGTCGTCGAGCGCCTTTGACGGATGCTGTCCTTCCCGAACCCCGCCTACCTCGATCGCCTGCGACTCGGCCTCAACCCCGGCGCCGAGCTCGAGACGGTGTGCTTCGTGGAGCAGCGAGCTGGCGAGCTGCGCCTCCCGCGCGGCGCCATCCATGCGCTCCGACGCGCGGCCGCGCAGGA
This genomic interval carries:
- a CDS encoding ATP-dependent DNA helicase, with protein sequence MNDYLSEVFGDGGLFASRFPGYEMREGQVALARMVDEAMRGGRHTLGEGPCGTGKSVAYSVPAVWHAHHDKKRVVIATANIALQEQLVRKDLPMLASVLPWPFTFALLKGRNNYLCLDRMAESEARGELRGLYYDDQQRQVDDVLAWAEATKTGDVSELAFIPQAQVWSRFSVGSEECKGDGCPFRGDCFAERAKATAQGADIIVTNYHMLFAHLAVREATGQDLVLPAFDLLVLDEAHEAAEIAREFFGFTVSEHTLGRLASAAADLGNKQLAGELRQEAQRLFATLADYARSPRYKKRLKAPGFASDAGLQRSLGKLVALATARAEDELAEKKERATARNVAKNAIIAGARLAEGLSQTDAGKKVYWLEVDSKGRAKLRAKPIDVSDLLREELFARCPSVSLVSATLTTSGTFDFVRRELGVPEGALEVIAETPFDFQSQALLVVPEKLPDPRDADFIDAAAHVFQQVVEACDGRTLGLFTSYRNLNAVYERIDGGRHRVLRQGGLPRAELTRLFKEDTGSILLGTESFWTGIDVAGEALTGLVIDKLPFPPPDDPVIDAICERDPRAFDNYLVPLAIIALRQGVGRLIRCKTDVGVAVILDKRIAEKGYGRKFLKSLPPMLTTRHVENISRFLEEAAYARAS